In Synergistaceae bacterium, one genomic interval encodes:
- the rpe gene encoding ribulose-phosphate 3-epimerase codes for MRKTLLAPSLLAADPLNLSGSIESLGNNYDWLHLDIMDGHFVRNMSFGVDTAAALCKKLPDSFIDVHLMIDRLEVILPLFIQVKPSLITIHAETEYHLLHASLMQIKNAGIKCGVALCPATPVRNIESILNLADLVLIMSVTPGLGGQKFIDNSLDKVRELVSLREVNKFSYLIEIDGGINDNNIIDIARAGCDVIVAGSAVFKHDDPGAWLAEIKEALYFD; via the coding sequence ATGCGGAAAACTTTATTAGCACCTTCTTTATTAGCAGCAGACCCGTTAAATTTATCAGGTTCTATTGAGTCACTAGGCAATAATTATGACTGGCTGCACTTGGATATAATGGACGGTCATTTTGTTCGCAATATGTCATTTGGAGTAGACACAGCGGCGGCACTCTGTAAAAAATTGCCGGATTCATTTATTGACGTTCATTTAATGATTGATAGATTAGAAGTAATTTTACCGTTATTTATTCAAGTTAAGCCCTCACTGATTACTATACACGCCGAGACAGAATATCATTTATTGCACGCTTCATTGATGCAGATTAAGAACGCCGGTATTAAATGCGGTGTTGCTTTATGTCCTGCGACTCCGGTCAGAAATATCGAGTCAATCTTAAATCTTGCTGATTTAGTATTAATCATGTCAGTAACTCCGGGATTAGGCGGGCAGAAATTTATAGATAACAGTCTCGATAAAGTCCGCGAACTCGTGAGTCTCAGAGAAGTAAATAAATTTTCGTATTTAATCGAGATTGACGGCGGAATAAATGATAATAATATAATAGACATTGCTAGAGCAGGCTGCGATGTAATTGTAGCCGGGAGCGCAGTATTTAAGCATGATGATCCGGGCGCGTGGCTGGCAGAAATAAAGGAGGCATTATATTTTGATTGA
- a CDS encoding 50S ribosome-binding GTPase translates to MPRSVWYPGHMAKGTRKLNELVSKLDLIVEVRDSRAPVSTSSPLIKSLAKIKPVIHVLSRKDLADIEKLNLWLGEFKHAFAADLRSKSGLNSIKKAILKFKPSHREARLAVVGIPNVGKSLLLNSLINKSSASVGNIPGITKSVNWYRNEGLLIVDSPGILDPHAESGAHLILSWLGCAKADVVGGFENAALMLIKFLRAKNMLELLPVEFIDEPAELTLERIGRRMGCLISGGRINNELAGQKFIEAFSNGRLGPVCLETPDSEPAINFSDNSHEAINFVQE, encoded by the coding sequence ATGCCTCGTTCTGTATGGTATCCCGGCCACATGGCAAAGGGGACTCGCAAATTAAATGAATTAGTCTCAAAACTTGATTTAATTGTTGAAGTTCGTGACTCCCGCGCGCCCGTGTCAACTTCTTCACCGTTGATTAAATCACTCGCGAAAATTAAGCCGGTTATTCATGTATTATCGCGTAAGGACTTGGCCGATATTGAGAAATTAAATTTATGGCTGGGAGAATTCAAACATGCATTTGCGGCAGATCTGCGAAGTAAATCGGGCTTGAACTCAATCAAGAAAGCTATACTAAAATTTAAGCCTTCACACAGGGAAGCAAGACTCGCAGTTGTAGGAATTCCAAACGTAGGGAAGTCTTTATTGCTGAACTCGTTAATAAATAAGTCAAGTGCTTCAGTCGGAAATATTCCCGGTATTACTAAGTCCGTGAACTGGTACAGAAATGAAGGTTTATTAATTGTTGACTCGCCCGGAATTCTTGACCCTCACGCAGAATCAGGAGCGCATTTAATTTTATCGTGGCTGGGCTGTGCAAAAGCTGATGTTGTCGGAGGCTTTGAGAATGCTGCGTTAATGCTCATAAAATTTTTACGCGCTAAAAATATGCTTGAGTTATTGCCCGTTGAATTTATTGATGAACCCGCAGAGCTCACACTCGAACGAATCGGGCGGCGAATGGGCTGTCTTATTTCAGGCGGACGAATAAATAACGAACTGGCCGGGCAAAAATTTATTGAAGCCTTCTCAAATGGGAGACTCGGCCCTGTATGTCTTGAGACTCCTGACAGCGAACCCGCTATAAATTTTAGTGATAATTCTCATGAGGCAATTAACTTTGTTCAAGAATGA
- a CDS encoding ribonuclease HII encodes MRQLTLFKNDLILSSRAEPDEALENLNSLCERGAVIGTDEAGRGALAGPVVAAAVYLTSEQEKILTRYKLRDSKRLTPKGRENLFNIMNEIGVYWRASMGSISRIERDNILQASLWAMGQSVKKIAKNFHIMPACVIVDGTERIPDLNFQQWNLIRADDLIPVVSAASIVAKVIRDRLMIRLDSKFPAYKFAKNKGYPTQEHRDIIKLIGLSSVHRESFCRKLL; translated from the coding sequence ATGAGGCAATTAACTTTGTTCAAGAATGATTTAATCTTGTCTTCACGGGCTGAACCTGATGAGGCACTAGAAAATTTAAACTCTTTATGTGAACGCGGCGCAGTTATCGGCACAGATGAGGCAGGGCGGGGAGCTTTGGCCGGGCCTGTTGTCGCAGCAGCAGTATATTTGACTAGTGAACAGGAAAAAATTTTAACTCGTTACAAATTGCGCGACTCTAAGCGTTTGACTCCTAAGGGACGAGAAAATTTATTTAATATCATGAATGAAATCGGCGTATATTGGCGTGCTTCAATGGGCAGTATATCACGAATCGAACGCGATAATATTTTGCAGGCTTCATTATGGGCAATGGGTCAGAGCGTCAAGAAAATAGCTAAAAATTTTCATATTATGCCCGCTTGTGTGATAGTTGACGGAACAGAGAGAATCCCCGATTTAAATTTTCAGCAATGGAACTTAATACGGGCTGATGATTTGATTCCTGTTGTGTCAGCTGCGTCAATTGTTGCTAAAGTAATAAGAGACAGGCTCATGATAAGACTTGACTCGAAATTTCCGGCCTATAAATTCGCAAAAAATAAAGGTTATCCCACTCAAGAACATAGAGATATTATAAAATTAATCGGGCTTTCTAGTGTACATAGAGAGTCATTCTGCCGAAAATTATTATAA
- a CDS encoding DUF4115 domain-containing protein translates to MIDSERDSALQELGRLITERRESLGMTLEAVFDRTKIRQEYLQGIETANYENFPELVYTKGFVRTYLKLIDAEDLQEDFMNQLDRAFNPNSRKQEMQRKRGINNFLGNGSSVPKGFKAASHFWIFLVLILALVGTGCYVWYAVSYGGLDLRNLKLFNFSGSNNNALFEVPEPVSGDLITPVSKDLINQASMDIKVVSKEPEKKPEPVKPSLEIRAVNDVWLSVAFGNSAPVYRRTLRRGESMKWDLNAPARVVFGRPTSAQVILNGKDLGIVNRSAKKSETHVYNPDGTTQKIK, encoded by the coding sequence TTGATTGATTCAGAAAGAGACTCGGCCCTGCAGGAACTGGGAAGACTTATAACGGAACGCCGCGAGAGTTTAGGAATGACCCTTGAGGCCGTATTTGACCGCACAAAAATCAGACAGGAATATTTGCAGGGTATAGAGACAGCAAATTATGAGAACTTCCCCGAATTAGTATACACAAAAGGATTCGTGCGGACTTATTTAAAGCTGATAGACGCTGAAGACTTGCAGGAAGATTTTATGAATCAGCTTGACCGTGCATTTAATCCGAACTCAAGAAAGCAGGAAATGCAGAGAAAACGCGGCATTAATAACTTTCTCGGCAACGGCTCATCAGTTCCCAAAGGCTTTAAAGCTGCGTCTCACTTCTGGATATTTCTTGTATTGATTCTTGCACTTGTCGGGACCGGCTGTTATGTCTGGTACGCTGTGAGTTATGGAGGTCTTGATTTAAGGAACTTGAAATTATTTAATTTTTCAGGCAGCAATAACAACGCATTATTTGAAGTCCCCGAACCTGTTTCAGGCGATTTAATTACACCTGTCAGCAAAGATTTAATTAATCAGGCTTCTATGGATATTAAAGTCGTCAGCAAAGAACCCGAAAAGAAGCCCGAACCCGTTAAACCTTCTTTAGAGATTCGAGCAGTTAATGATGTCTGGCTGAGTGTAGCATTTGGAAATTCTGCACCCGTCTATAGAAGGACTCTAAGGCGCGGCGAGTCAATGAAGTGGGATCTAAACGCACCAGCAAGAGTCGTATTTGGCCGGCCTACTTCTGCGCAAGTTATTCTAAACGGTAAGGATTTAGGCATTGTGAATCGTTCAGCTAAGAAATCAGAGACTCATGTTTATAACCCGGACGGGACGACTCAGAAAATAAAATAA
- a CDS encoding PASTA domain-containing protein, producing MGKIFKIVLLLVAMIIFASGAVAIYAVFFRPEVEGVIPNLKERSIVDAVAEAERLGFVVQIENVASTLPEGRVLAQSPEHGTESRKGQVIVLQVSQGGGELHDVPDVRGKTLAEAQSLINSQGFSLGDVVRIKEPNTEAGKVIAQSPAFPASINSGRKIDLLVQEGTPANKNVLTVPDVNRMSEKEARNILEAAGVKVTGVDKVYSPLLPEGLAIETRPSAGSTLQSGQGVILKLATQKRPAGFMDSDSNSNVRRVTNQPQNQQNNNNNNQAQTPAKPANNNRQVSVQVQGQEEIFIGDDYELPANNNNQAGTQNQNQTQNQTRTQMPTPSQNQQRAQTPAPAITQTPAQSGGSKTAPIRYIVPPIARPMELRIEITDPAGKRTVLNRQVRSGESINTSASYTNECIISYYLGGESVWQEKRR from the coding sequence TTGGGCAAAATATTTAAAATTGTATTATTACTCGTTGCCATGATTATATTTGCGTCGGGTGCTGTTGCAATATACGCCGTATTTTTCCGGCCAGAAGTTGAAGGCGTTATTCCAAACTTGAAAGAACGTTCAATTGTTGATGCAGTTGCTGAGGCCGAGCGTTTAGGCTTTGTTGTTCAGATTGAAAATGTAGCGTCAACTTTGCCGGAGGGTCGAGTCCTCGCACAATCTCCCGAACATGGTACAGAATCGCGAAAAGGTCAAGTAATAGTTTTACAAGTAAGTCAAGGCGGCGGCGAACTTCATGATGTCCCTGATGTAAGGGGCAAAACTTTAGCGGAGGCTCAATCTCTCATAAATTCGCAAGGTTTCTCGCTCGGTGATGTCGTTCGCATTAAGGAGCCTAACACAGAGGCCGGAAAAGTTATAGCTCAGAGTCCCGCATTCCCCGCAAGCATTAATTCAGGCCGCAAAATTGATTTATTAGTTCAGGAAGGCACACCCGCAAATAAAAATGTCTTGACCGTCCCCGACGTTAATAGAATGAGCGAGAAAGAAGCACGCAATATCTTAGAAGCAGCCGGCGTGAAAGTTACTGGAGTCGATAAAGTTTACAGCCCTTTATTGCCTGAAGGTTTAGCAATTGAGACAAGACCCTCGGCAGGCAGCACTTTGCAGTCAGGTCAAGGCGTAATATTAAAGCTAGCTACTCAAAAACGTCCGGCGGGATTCATGGATTCTGATTCAAATTCTAATGTCAGGCGCGTTACAAATCAGCCTCAGAATCAGCAAAATAATAATAATAATAATCAAGCTCAGACTCCGGCCAAGCCCGCAAATAATAATCGTCAAGTAAGTGTTCAAGTTCAGGGGCAGGAAGAAATTTTTATCGGCGATGACTACGAATTACCGGCAAATAATAATAATCAAGCAGGGACTCAGAATCAGAATCAGACTCAGAATCAGACTCGTACTCAAATGCCGACCCCGAGTCAAAATCAGCAGCGCGCGCAGACTCCAGCACCGGCAATTACCCAGACTCCAGCGCAGTCAGGAGGCAGCAAAACGGCTCCCATTCGTTATATAGTCCCGCCCATTGCAAGACCTATGGAATTAAGAATCGAAATCACTGACCCGGCCGGAAAAAGAACCGTCTTAAATCGTCAAGTCAGGAGCGGTGAAAGTATTAACACTTCAGCGAGCTATACAAATGAGTGCATTATAAGTTATTATTTAGGCGGCGAGTCCGTCTGGCAGGAAAAAAGGAGATAA
- a CDS encoding RsmB/NOP family class I SAM-dependent RNA methyltransferase translates to MRGIEAALKVLTENNNGPIFASEALRKLADREKMKVPDITLASSLIYIVMRRRELWEKISDDYLRAKESLPPEVYTSVIVGAGGILELRRFSEGVLINGIVEYLKRDNELAKYAGLVNAVLHKIKESAADKPEKFKKSPTLEGRALWAGVPSWSLPVWLKTWSRQELNDLFNYMELPSYSSLRVKPGEFDNLMQLLSGQGIKAVKSDISDAIHLNESILPRNLPGFSEGLCTVQSEGSIITASLVKKYYSGSGLILDMCSGRGIKAGQVLQDLPDSQIECWELSGNKSNSAVNELTRLGVNQRAIMKTGDALTLEPDKMPSFIILDSPCSCSGTWNRKPESKWRMDWKKLDNLASMQKKLLNRAVNLCELGGHVLYITCSLLKLENENIVADVLANNPDCMEIRTELRGHSFRKGKPYGLYILPSSAWLDGFYCALIFKR, encoded by the coding sequence TTGCGCGGTATAGAAGCAGCTCTAAAAGTTTTGACGGAAAATAACAACGGGCCTATTTTTGCGTCTGAAGCTCTCAGGAAATTAGCAGACAGAGAAAAAATGAAAGTTCCTGATATAACTCTTGCATCGTCATTGATTTATATAGTAATGCGCAGGCGTGAATTATGGGAGAAAATTTCAGATGACTATTTACGCGCAAAAGAGTCTTTGCCTCCTGAAGTCTATACAAGTGTGATAGTAGGTGCGGGCGGAATTCTTGAATTACGCAGATTCTCTGAAGGCGTGTTAATTAACGGCATAGTCGAATATTTAAAGCGTGATAATGAACTCGCGAAATATGCCGGTCTAGTTAATGCAGTCTTACACAAAATAAAAGAGTCAGCAGCAGACAAGCCCGAAAAATTCAAGAAATCCCCGACTCTTGAAGGCCGTGCTTTATGGGCTGGAGTTCCCTCGTGGTCTCTTCCTGTATGGCTAAAAACTTGGTCGCGTCAAGAACTCAACGATTTATTTAATTATATGGAATTGCCCTCGTATTCGTCATTGAGAGTCAAGCCCGGAGAATTCGATAATTTAATGCAGTTATTATCAGGTCAGGGAATCAAAGCCGTTAAATCAGATATTTCTGACGCAATACACTTAAACGAGTCAATTTTGCCGCGAAATTTGCCGGGATTCTCTGAAGGTCTGTGCACTGTTCAGTCTGAAGGATCGATTATTACTGCATCCCTAGTAAAGAAATATTATTCAGGTTCGGGATTAATTCTTGATATGTGCTCAGGGCGGGGAATTAAGGCCGGTCAAGTTTTGCAGGATTTACCAGATTCACAAATTGAATGCTGGGAATTATCAGGCAATAAATCAAATAGTGCAGTGAACGAATTAACAAGATTAGGCGTAAATCAGCGTGCAATAATGAAAACCGGAGACGCTTTAACCCTTGAGCCCGATAAAATGCCTAGTTTTATAATTCTTGATTCGCCCTGTTCGTGTTCAGGCACATGGAATCGCAAACCCGAGTCAAAATGGCGTATGGACTGGAAAAAGTTAGATAATCTTGCGTCAATGCAGAAAAAATTACTAAATCGCGCCGTTAATTTATGTGAGCTGGGCGGTCATGTTTTATATATTACCTGCAGTCTGTTAAAGCTCGAAAATGAAAATATAGTAGCTGATGTGTTAGCAAATAATCCGGACTGTATGGAAATTCGCACGGAATTGCGCGGGCATTCATTCAGGAAGGGCAAGCCCTATGGATTATATATATTGCCTTCTAGTGCGTGGCTTGACGGGTTTTATTGTGCGTTGATATTCAAGAGATAA
- the lepB gene encoding signal peptidase I, with amino-acid sequence MAEAATAAKPWWRETIETIVWAFILAMIIRTFIVQAFWIPSGSMIPTLEVGDRVLVAKFWNWIFEPSRGSLYVFRYPVDKERDFVKRVIAIPGDVVDIKDGIVFINGKPTEEPYIKNHDRFNLRANSIFPEVPFTVPEKKYFMLGDNRPNSQDSRYWGFASLDDMRGPVFFRYWPLNRIGIPK; translated from the coding sequence ATGGCAGAGGCAGCAACAGCAGCAAAACCTTGGTGGCGTGAGACAATAGAGACAATTGTATGGGCGTTTATTCTCGCTATGATAATACGCACGTTCATAGTTCAGGCGTTCTGGATTCCCAGCGGCTCAATGATTCCGACTCTAGAAGTGGGAGATCGAGTCTTAGTCGCTAAATTCTGGAATTGGATATTTGAACCGTCAAGAGGCTCGCTTTATGTATTTAGATATCCGGTTGATAAAGAGCGCGATTTTGTAAAACGAGTTATAGCAATCCCCGGCGATGTAGTTGACATTAAGGACGGAATCGTTTTCATAAATGGCAAGCCCACCGAAGAGCCGTATATAAAGAATCATGATAGATTTAATTTGCGCGCTAATAGTATATTCCCTGAAGTGCCCTTCACTGTGCCTGAAAAAAAATATTTCATGCTCGGTGATAACCGCCCGAATTCGCAGGATAGCCGTTACTGGGGATTTGCGTCGCTCGATGACATGAGAGGGCCCGTATTTTTCCGGTATTGGCCGCTTAATAGAATAGGAATTCCCAAATAA